One Sus scrofa isolate TJ Tabasco breed Duroc chromosome 1, Sscrofa11.1, whole genome shotgun sequence DNA segment encodes these proteins:
- the TTC16 gene encoding tetratricopeptide repeat protein 16 isoform X1 yields the protein MAVSAQSKASYAAATLLRGGSGWAVALSGRPRAFRYKVSPCPTRLVGDSRSLCLASRLGRRSHVLASAVGLPRRSNQDVLELDQAPSQPIPKPWVIPVPKGILQYIFGTSQVFRNFDDIKPKSTGLPVLLKIKEYYQQGHRCLEQEDWEVAVLFFSRALHLDSQMIEFYALRAEAYIQLCDFSSAAQNLRMAHASQPDNTNYLERLTLVLYLKGQCLFEQCAFLDALSVFSQASELQPEKACFRYRCMACLLALKRHHECLAFVTKEVKHGTTNADVYILRARLYNFFHKPKLCYQDLHSALLLDPKHPQAKVLLKVMVGQAQQARQDAGILAVQGKLHHALHCINCAIENNPLDPGLFLFRGTTYRRLREFDAAVEDLLKALDMMTEHQEDLMQQAQRQLLLAYNDFAVHCYHQGAYQESVQLLNKALKDEQQEKGLYINRGDCFFQLGNLTFAEADYQQALALSPKDEGAHLRMGLLQEKLGFWEQRSRQFQKAEKHFSMAIQHNPQKPQYYLYRARSRQFTQNIFGARQDVATVLLLDPEQPKLLPLMTNLFPGMSVEEVLGSQTAQLARLQLEQVVEHSLRARPSQDIMGQLKERELERRKAQTLQFSWKLEQLSLEASKELEATRPSLRAKPEGPEKEAKAPAHEEKEVKLEPAPSTGRSLTDSYISQTSSGSTRGFRTTSPSETETSTLSWEYRSTSTTAGTSSTSSLLRTQASDSEGNGEDLSLSRSPRKPQASQSQSQGQRPSSSETALVQSKRPSMTEAAQGQRERPSTTEATQGQSQKSSSSEAAQVQSQRSSKTETPQNQRPSGTEAAQGPRQKLTKTKATQGSRQRFRKAKGPHGWSWGLRKADQSWRLIQSPRKAFYDAHWSLCDSEATQGQGQGQRPSTSKAAQNESRSTSSGSSKTEVTWGLIPSLSNSQTARGLRQDPGPGSY from the exons ATGGCCGTCAGCGCCCAATCCAAGGCGAGTTACGCGGCCGCCACGCTTCTGAGGGGCGGAAGCGGCTGGGCGGTGGCCTTGTCAGGACGCCCCCGCGCATTCCGCTACAAAGTGTCGCCTTGTCCTACGCGACTTGTTGGGGACTCTCGGAGCCTTTGCTTGGCCTCCAGATTGGGAAGAAGGAGCCATGTGTTGGCCTCAGCTGTAGGCCTGCCTCGACGCAGCAACCAG GATGTTCTGGAGCTTGACCAGGCTCCCTCACAGCCCATCCCAAAGCCATGGGTGATTCCGGTCCCAAAGGGGATCCTACAGTACATCTTTGGGACCAGCCAGGTGTTCAGGAACTTCGATGATATAAAACCAAAGTCCACGGGGTTACCAGTGCTCCTCAAAATCAAGGAGTA CTACCAACAAGGCCATCGGTGCTTGGAGCAAGAAGACTGGGAGGTGGCCGTGCTGTTCTTCTCCCGAGCCCTCCACCTGGACTCCCAGATG ATAGAGTTCTATGCCTTAAGAGCCGAGGCCTACATCCAGCTCTGCGACTTCTCCTCGGCCGCCCAGAACCTACGCATGGCCCACGCCTCCCAGCCAGACAACACCAACTACCTGGAGCGGCTCACCTTGGTGCTTTACCTGAAG ggccagTGCCTCTTCGAGCAATGTGCCTTTCTGGATGCCCTGTCTGTCTTCTCCCAGGCATCTGAGCTCCAGCCTGAGAAAGCCTGCTTCCGTTATCGATG CATGGCCTGTCTCCTGGCCCTCAAACGGCATCACGAATGCTTGGCATTCgtcaccaaggaggtgaaacatGGCACCACCAATGCCGATGTCTACATCCTGCGAGCCAGGCTCTACAACTTCTTCCACAAG CCCAAGCTCTGCTATCAAGACCTACACAGTGCCTTGCTCTTGGATCCCAAGCACCCACAGGCCAAGGTGCTGCTCAAGGTGATGGTGGGCCAGGCCCAGCAGGCCCGCCAAGATGCAGGGATCCTGGCCGTGCAGGGCAAGCTGCACCACGCACTGCACTGCATCAACTGTGCCATCGAGAACAACCCTTTGGACCCCGGCCTCTTCCTCTTCCG GGGCACCACGTACCGCCGGCTCCGGGAGTTCGACGCCGCCGTGGAGGACCTCCTGAAGGCGCTGGACATGATGACCGAGCACCAGGAAGACCTGATGCAGCAGGCGCAGCgtcagctgctgctggcctacaacgaCTTCGCGGTGCACTGCTACCACCAGGGCGCCTACCAGGAGAGCGTGCAGCTGCTCAACAAGGCGCTCAAGGACGAGCAGCAGGAGAAAGGCCTCTACATCAACCGCGGCG ATTGCTTCTTCCAGCTTGGCAACCTGACCTTTGCTGAGGCGGACTACCAGCAGGCGCTGGCACTGAGCCCGAAGGACGAGGGCGCCCACCTACGAATGGGCCTGCTGCAGGAGAAGCTGGGCTTCTGGGAGCAGAGGAGCAG GCAGTTCCAGAAGGCAGAGAAACACTTCTCAATGGCCATCCAGCACAATCCCCAGAAGCCCCAGTACTACCTGTACCGCGCCAGGAGCCGGCAGTTCACCCAGAACATTTTTGGGGCCCGCCAGGATGTTGCCACTGTTCTGCTCCTTGACCCCGAGCAGCCAAAG CTGCTCCCGCTGATGACAAACCTTTTCCCGGGCATGTCAGTGGAGGAGGTGCTGGGGAGCCAGACGGCCCAGCTGGCCAGGCTGCAGCTGGAGCAGGTGGTGGAGCACAGCCTGCGGGCCAGGCCCTCCCAAGACATCATGGG GCAGCTCAAGGAGCGGGAATTAGAGCGCCGGAAAGCCCAGACCCTGCAGTTCTCGTGGAAGCTGGAGCAGCTTTCGCTTGAGGCCTCCAAGGAGCTGGAGGCCACTCGCCCGAGCCTGCGGGCAAAGCCAGAAGGCCCAGAGAAAGAGGCCAAGGCCCCTGCCCATGAGGAGAAAGAG GTGAAGCTGGAGCCGGCCCCCAGCACGGGGAGGTCCCTGACCGACAGCTACATCAGCCAGACCTCTTCAGGCTCCACCAGGGGCT TCAGGACCACATCCCCCTCAGAGACGGAGACATCCACGCTCAGCTGGGAATACAGGAGTACTTCAACCACTGCTGGGACCTCCTCTACCTCCTCGCTGCTAAGGACACAGGCCTCAGACTCGGAGGGCAACGGGGAAGACCTAAGCCTTAGCCGTAGCCCCAGAAAACCCCAGGCatcccagagccagagccagggcCAGAGGCCCAGCAGTAGTGAGACTGCCCTGGTCCAGAGCAAAAGGCCCAGCATGACTGAGGCCGCCCAGGGCCAGAGAGAAAGGCCCAGCACGACTGAGGCCACCCAGGGCCAGAGCCAGAAGTCCAGCAGTAGTGAGGCTGCCCAGGTCCAGAGCCAGAGGTCCAGCAAGACTGAGACCCCCCAGAACCAGAGGCCCAGTGGGACCGAGGCTGCCCAGGGCCCAAGGCAAAAGCTCACAAAGACTAAGGCCACCCAGGGCTCAAGACAGAGGTTCAGAAAGGCCAAAGGTCCCCATGGCTGGAGCTGGGGACTCAGAAAGGCTGACCAGAGCTGGCGATTGATCCAGAGTCCCAGGAAGGCCTTCTATGACGCACACTGGAGCCTCTGCGACTCCGAGGccacccagggccagggccagggccagaggCCCAGCACGTCCAAGGCTGCCCAGAATGAGAGCCGGAGCACAAGCTCAGGTTCCAGCAAGACTGAGGTCACATGGGGACTGATCCCAAGTCTCAGCAACAGTCAGACCGCTCGGGGCCTGAGACAGGACCCCGGCCCCGGCAGTTACTGA
- the TTC16 gene encoding tetratricopeptide repeat protein 16 isoform X3, whose translation MAVSAQSKASYAAATLLRGGSGWAVALSGRPRAFRYKVSPCPTRLVGDSRSLCLASRLGRRSHVLASAVGLPRRSNQGQCLFEQCAFLDALSVFSQASELQPEKACFRYRCMACLLALKRHHECLAFVTKEVKHGTTNADVYILRARLYNFFHKPKLCYQDLHSALLLDPKHPQAKVLLKVMVGQAQQARQDAGILAVQGKLHHALHCINCAIENNPLDPGLFLFRGTTYRRLREFDAAVEDLLKALDMMTEHQEDLMQQAQRQLLLAYNDFAVHCYHQGAYQESVQLLNKALKDEQQEKGLYINRGDCFFQLGNLTFAEADYQQALALSPKDEGAHLRMGLLQEKLGFWEQRSRQFQKAEKHFSMAIQHNPQKPQYYLYRARSRQFTQNIFGARQDVATVLLLDPEQPKLLPLMTNLFPGMSVEEVLGSQTAQLARLQLEQVVEHSLRARPSQDIMGQLKERELERRKAQTLQFSWKLEQLSLEASKELEATRPSLRAKPEGPEKEAKAPAHEEKEVKLEPAPSTGRSLTDSYISQTSSGSTRGFRTTSPSETETSTLSWEYRSTSTTAGTSSTSSLLRTQASDSEGNGEDLSLSRSPRKPQASQSQSQGQRPSSSETALVQSKRPSMTEAAQGQRERPSTTEATQGQSQKSSSSEAAQVQSQRSSKTETPQNQRPSGTEAAQGPRQKLTKTKATQGSRQRFRKAKGPHGWSWGLRKADQSWRLIQSPRKAFYDAHWSLCDSEATQGQGQGQRPSTSKAAQNESRSTSSGSSKTEVTWGLIPSLSNSQTARGLRQDPGPGSY comes from the exons ATGGCCGTCAGCGCCCAATCCAAGGCGAGTTACGCGGCCGCCACGCTTCTGAGGGGCGGAAGCGGCTGGGCGGTGGCCTTGTCAGGACGCCCCCGCGCATTCCGCTACAAAGTGTCGCCTTGTCCTACGCGACTTGTTGGGGACTCTCGGAGCCTTTGCTTGGCCTCCAGATTGGGAAGAAGGAGCCATGTGTTGGCCTCAGCTGTAGGCCTGCCTCGACGCAGCAACCAG ggccagTGCCTCTTCGAGCAATGTGCCTTTCTGGATGCCCTGTCTGTCTTCTCCCAGGCATCTGAGCTCCAGCCTGAGAAAGCCTGCTTCCGTTATCGATG CATGGCCTGTCTCCTGGCCCTCAAACGGCATCACGAATGCTTGGCATTCgtcaccaaggaggtgaaacatGGCACCACCAATGCCGATGTCTACATCCTGCGAGCCAGGCTCTACAACTTCTTCCACAAG CCCAAGCTCTGCTATCAAGACCTACACAGTGCCTTGCTCTTGGATCCCAAGCACCCACAGGCCAAGGTGCTGCTCAAGGTGATGGTGGGCCAGGCCCAGCAGGCCCGCCAAGATGCAGGGATCCTGGCCGTGCAGGGCAAGCTGCACCACGCACTGCACTGCATCAACTGTGCCATCGAGAACAACCCTTTGGACCCCGGCCTCTTCCTCTTCCG GGGCACCACGTACCGCCGGCTCCGGGAGTTCGACGCCGCCGTGGAGGACCTCCTGAAGGCGCTGGACATGATGACCGAGCACCAGGAAGACCTGATGCAGCAGGCGCAGCgtcagctgctgctggcctacaacgaCTTCGCGGTGCACTGCTACCACCAGGGCGCCTACCAGGAGAGCGTGCAGCTGCTCAACAAGGCGCTCAAGGACGAGCAGCAGGAGAAAGGCCTCTACATCAACCGCGGCG ATTGCTTCTTCCAGCTTGGCAACCTGACCTTTGCTGAGGCGGACTACCAGCAGGCGCTGGCACTGAGCCCGAAGGACGAGGGCGCCCACCTACGAATGGGCCTGCTGCAGGAGAAGCTGGGCTTCTGGGAGCAGAGGAGCAG GCAGTTCCAGAAGGCAGAGAAACACTTCTCAATGGCCATCCAGCACAATCCCCAGAAGCCCCAGTACTACCTGTACCGCGCCAGGAGCCGGCAGTTCACCCAGAACATTTTTGGGGCCCGCCAGGATGTTGCCACTGTTCTGCTCCTTGACCCCGAGCAGCCAAAG CTGCTCCCGCTGATGACAAACCTTTTCCCGGGCATGTCAGTGGAGGAGGTGCTGGGGAGCCAGACGGCCCAGCTGGCCAGGCTGCAGCTGGAGCAGGTGGTGGAGCACAGCCTGCGGGCCAGGCCCTCCCAAGACATCATGGG GCAGCTCAAGGAGCGGGAATTAGAGCGCCGGAAAGCCCAGACCCTGCAGTTCTCGTGGAAGCTGGAGCAGCTTTCGCTTGAGGCCTCCAAGGAGCTGGAGGCCACTCGCCCGAGCCTGCGGGCAAAGCCAGAAGGCCCAGAGAAAGAGGCCAAGGCCCCTGCCCATGAGGAGAAAGAG GTGAAGCTGGAGCCGGCCCCCAGCACGGGGAGGTCCCTGACCGACAGCTACATCAGCCAGACCTCTTCAGGCTCCACCAGGGGCT TCAGGACCACATCCCCCTCAGAGACGGAGACATCCACGCTCAGCTGGGAATACAGGAGTACTTCAACCACTGCTGGGACCTCCTCTACCTCCTCGCTGCTAAGGACACAGGCCTCAGACTCGGAGGGCAACGGGGAAGACCTAAGCCTTAGCCGTAGCCCCAGAAAACCCCAGGCatcccagagccagagccagggcCAGAGGCCCAGCAGTAGTGAGACTGCCCTGGTCCAGAGCAAAAGGCCCAGCATGACTGAGGCCGCCCAGGGCCAGAGAGAAAGGCCCAGCACGACTGAGGCCACCCAGGGCCAGAGCCAGAAGTCCAGCAGTAGTGAGGCTGCCCAGGTCCAGAGCCAGAGGTCCAGCAAGACTGAGACCCCCCAGAACCAGAGGCCCAGTGGGACCGAGGCTGCCCAGGGCCCAAGGCAAAAGCTCACAAAGACTAAGGCCACCCAGGGCTCAAGACAGAGGTTCAGAAAGGCCAAAGGTCCCCATGGCTGGAGCTGGGGACTCAGAAAGGCTGACCAGAGCTGGCGATTGATCCAGAGTCCCAGGAAGGCCTTCTATGACGCACACTGGAGCCTCTGCGACTCCGAGGccacccagggccagggccagggccagaggCCCAGCACGTCCAAGGCTGCCCAGAATGAGAGCCGGAGCACAAGCTCAGGTTCCAGCAAGACTGAGGTCACATGGGGACTGATCCCAAGTCTCAGCAACAGTCAGACCGCTCGGGGCCTGAGACAGGACCCCGGCCCCGGCAGTTACTGA
- the TTC16 gene encoding tetratricopeptide repeat protein 16 isoform X2: protein MTDSREDVLELDQAPSQPIPKPWVIPVPKGILQYIFGTSQVFRNFDDIKPKSTGLPVLLKIKEYYQQGHRCLEQEDWEVAVLFFSRALHLDSQMIEFYALRAEAYIQLCDFSSAAQNLRMAHASQPDNTNYLERLTLVLYLKGQCLFEQCAFLDALSVFSQASELQPEKACFRYRCMACLLALKRHHECLAFVTKEVKHGTTNADVYILRARLYNFFHKPKLCYQDLHSALLLDPKHPQAKVLLKVMVGQAQQARQDAGILAVQGKLHHALHCINCAIENNPLDPGLFLFRGTTYRRLREFDAAVEDLLKALDMMTEHQEDLMQQAQRQLLLAYNDFAVHCYHQGAYQESVQLLNKALKDEQQEKGLYINRGDCFFQLGNLTFAEADYQQALALSPKDEGAHLRMGLLQEKLGFWEQRSRQFQKAEKHFSMAIQHNPQKPQYYLYRARSRQFTQNIFGARQDVATVLLLDPEQPKLLPLMTNLFPGMSVEEVLGSQTAQLARLQLEQVVEHSLRARPSQDIMGQLKERELERRKAQTLQFSWKLEQLSLEASKELEATRPSLRAKPEGPEKEAKAPAHEEKEVKLEPAPSTGRSLTDSYISQTSSGSTRGFRTTSPSETETSTLSWEYRSTSTTAGTSSTSSLLRTQASDSEGNGEDLSLSRSPRKPQASQSQSQGQRPSSSETALVQSKRPSMTEAAQGQRERPSTTEATQGQSQKSSSSEAAQVQSQRSSKTETPQNQRPSGTEAAQGPRQKLTKTKATQGSRQRFRKAKGPHGWSWGLRKADQSWRLIQSPRKAFYDAHWSLCDSEATQGQGQGQRPSTSKAAQNESRSTSSGSSKTEVTWGLIPSLSNSQTARGLRQDPGPGSY, encoded by the exons ATGACAGACTCCAGAGAG GATGTTCTGGAGCTTGACCAGGCTCCCTCACAGCCCATCCCAAAGCCATGGGTGATTCCGGTCCCAAAGGGGATCCTACAGTACATCTTTGGGACCAGCCAGGTGTTCAGGAACTTCGATGATATAAAACCAAAGTCCACGGGGTTACCAGTGCTCCTCAAAATCAAGGAGTA CTACCAACAAGGCCATCGGTGCTTGGAGCAAGAAGACTGGGAGGTGGCCGTGCTGTTCTTCTCCCGAGCCCTCCACCTGGACTCCCAGATG ATAGAGTTCTATGCCTTAAGAGCCGAGGCCTACATCCAGCTCTGCGACTTCTCCTCGGCCGCCCAGAACCTACGCATGGCCCACGCCTCCCAGCCAGACAACACCAACTACCTGGAGCGGCTCACCTTGGTGCTTTACCTGAAG ggccagTGCCTCTTCGAGCAATGTGCCTTTCTGGATGCCCTGTCTGTCTTCTCCCAGGCATCTGAGCTCCAGCCTGAGAAAGCCTGCTTCCGTTATCGATG CATGGCCTGTCTCCTGGCCCTCAAACGGCATCACGAATGCTTGGCATTCgtcaccaaggaggtgaaacatGGCACCACCAATGCCGATGTCTACATCCTGCGAGCCAGGCTCTACAACTTCTTCCACAAG CCCAAGCTCTGCTATCAAGACCTACACAGTGCCTTGCTCTTGGATCCCAAGCACCCACAGGCCAAGGTGCTGCTCAAGGTGATGGTGGGCCAGGCCCAGCAGGCCCGCCAAGATGCAGGGATCCTGGCCGTGCAGGGCAAGCTGCACCACGCACTGCACTGCATCAACTGTGCCATCGAGAACAACCCTTTGGACCCCGGCCTCTTCCTCTTCCG GGGCACCACGTACCGCCGGCTCCGGGAGTTCGACGCCGCCGTGGAGGACCTCCTGAAGGCGCTGGACATGATGACCGAGCACCAGGAAGACCTGATGCAGCAGGCGCAGCgtcagctgctgctggcctacaacgaCTTCGCGGTGCACTGCTACCACCAGGGCGCCTACCAGGAGAGCGTGCAGCTGCTCAACAAGGCGCTCAAGGACGAGCAGCAGGAGAAAGGCCTCTACATCAACCGCGGCG ATTGCTTCTTCCAGCTTGGCAACCTGACCTTTGCTGAGGCGGACTACCAGCAGGCGCTGGCACTGAGCCCGAAGGACGAGGGCGCCCACCTACGAATGGGCCTGCTGCAGGAGAAGCTGGGCTTCTGGGAGCAGAGGAGCAG GCAGTTCCAGAAGGCAGAGAAACACTTCTCAATGGCCATCCAGCACAATCCCCAGAAGCCCCAGTACTACCTGTACCGCGCCAGGAGCCGGCAGTTCACCCAGAACATTTTTGGGGCCCGCCAGGATGTTGCCACTGTTCTGCTCCTTGACCCCGAGCAGCCAAAG CTGCTCCCGCTGATGACAAACCTTTTCCCGGGCATGTCAGTGGAGGAGGTGCTGGGGAGCCAGACGGCCCAGCTGGCCAGGCTGCAGCTGGAGCAGGTGGTGGAGCACAGCCTGCGGGCCAGGCCCTCCCAAGACATCATGGG GCAGCTCAAGGAGCGGGAATTAGAGCGCCGGAAAGCCCAGACCCTGCAGTTCTCGTGGAAGCTGGAGCAGCTTTCGCTTGAGGCCTCCAAGGAGCTGGAGGCCACTCGCCCGAGCCTGCGGGCAAAGCCAGAAGGCCCAGAGAAAGAGGCCAAGGCCCCTGCCCATGAGGAGAAAGAG GTGAAGCTGGAGCCGGCCCCCAGCACGGGGAGGTCCCTGACCGACAGCTACATCAGCCAGACCTCTTCAGGCTCCACCAGGGGCT TCAGGACCACATCCCCCTCAGAGACGGAGACATCCACGCTCAGCTGGGAATACAGGAGTACTTCAACCACTGCTGGGACCTCCTCTACCTCCTCGCTGCTAAGGACACAGGCCTCAGACTCGGAGGGCAACGGGGAAGACCTAAGCCTTAGCCGTAGCCCCAGAAAACCCCAGGCatcccagagccagagccagggcCAGAGGCCCAGCAGTAGTGAGACTGCCCTGGTCCAGAGCAAAAGGCCCAGCATGACTGAGGCCGCCCAGGGCCAGAGAGAAAGGCCCAGCACGACTGAGGCCACCCAGGGCCAGAGCCAGAAGTCCAGCAGTAGTGAGGCTGCCCAGGTCCAGAGCCAGAGGTCCAGCAAGACTGAGACCCCCCAGAACCAGAGGCCCAGTGGGACCGAGGCTGCCCAGGGCCCAAGGCAAAAGCTCACAAAGACTAAGGCCACCCAGGGCTCAAGACAGAGGTTCAGAAAGGCCAAAGGTCCCCATGGCTGGAGCTGGGGACTCAGAAAGGCTGACCAGAGCTGGCGATTGATCCAGAGTCCCAGGAAGGCCTTCTATGACGCACACTGGAGCCTCTGCGACTCCGAGGccacccagggccagggccagggccagaggCCCAGCACGTCCAAGGCTGCCCAGAATGAGAGCCGGAGCACAAGCTCAGGTTCCAGCAAGACTGAGGTCACATGGGGACTGATCCCAAGTCTCAGCAACAGTCAGACCGCTCGGGGCCTGAGACAGGACCCCGGCCCCGGCAGTTACTGA
- the TOR2A gene encoding LOW QUALITY PROTEIN: prosalusin (The sequence of the model RefSeq protein was modified relative to this genomic sequence to represent the inferred CDS: inserted 1 base in 1 codon), with amino-acid sequence MAAATCGCSLWSSLLGLLGLVSAAAASWDLTSLRCNFGTFCECDFRPDFQGLECDLAQHLAGQHLARALVVKALKAFVQDPAPTKPLVLSLHGWTGXGKSYVSSLLAHYLFRGGLRSPHVHHFSPVIHFPHPSHMERYKKDLKSWIQGNLTACSRSLFLFDEMDKLTPGLIEVLRPFLGSSWVVYGTNYRKAIFIFISNTGGEQINQVALEAWRSRRDREEIRLQELEPVVSQAVMDNPHHGFWRSGIMEEHLLDVLVPFLPLQRHHVRHCVLNELAHLGLEPRDEVVQAVLDSTTFFPEDEQLFSSNGCKTVASRIAFFL; translated from the exons ATGGCGGCTGCGACGTGCGGCTGCAGCCTCTGGAGTTCGCTCCTCGGGCTGCTTGGGCTGGTCTCGGCCGCGGCCGCCTCCTGGGACCTGACATCGCTGCGCTGCAACTTCGGCACCTTCTGTGAATGTGACTTCCGGCCAGACTTCCAGG GTCTGGAGTGTGACCTGGCCCAGCACCTGGCGGGCCAGCACTTGGCCAGGGCGCTGGTGGTGAAGGCACTGAAGGCTTTCGTGCAGGACCCAGCCCCCACCAAGCCGCTGGTCCTCTCTCTGCATGGCTGGACGG ACGGCAAGTCCTATGTCAGCTCCCTGCTGGCACACTACCTCTTCCGGGGTGGCCTCCGCAGCCCCCATGTGCATCACTTTTCCCCCGTCAtccacttcccccaccccagccacatgGAGCGCTACAAG AAGGATCTCAAGAGCTGGATCCAGGGGAATCTCACTGCCTGCAGCCGCTCCCTCTTCCTCTTCGATGAGATGGACAAGCTGACCCCAGGCCTGATAGAGGTCCTGCGACCTTTCTTGGGCTCCTCCTGGGTTGTCTATGGGACCAACTACCGCAAAGCCATCTTCATCTTCATCAG CAACACTGGTGGCGAGCAGATCAACCAGGTGGCCCTGGAGGCGTGGCGCAGCCGCCGGGACCGCGAGGAGATCCGCCTGCAGGAGCTGGAGCCAGTCGTCTCCCAGGCTGTGATGGACAACCCGCACC ATGGCTTCTGGCGCTCGGGCATCATGGAAGAGCATCTCCTGGACGTCCTGGTGCCCTTCCTACCGCTCCAGCGACACCACGTGCGGCACTGTGTGCTCAACGAGCTGGCCCATCTGGGCCTGGAGCCACGGGATGAGGTCGTCCAGGCTGTGCTGGACAGCACCACCTTCTTCCCTGAGGACGAGCAGCTCTTTTCCTCCAATGGCTGCAAGACAGTGGCTTCCCGAATCGCCTTCTTCCTCTGA